In Mesorhizobium sp. J428, the genomic window GCCGGCGCCGCCACCTTCGACAGAAGGCTCCCCGCAGGTCGATGAAAAGGCGGAGCCCGAAGAGGACAAGGAAAACGACGAGCCATGAGCAACACGCTTTTCCATATTGCCGACCGCGTTCTCAACAGGCCGCTGCTGATCACGCCCGACAAGGCGCAGATCATCCTGGAGGTGGTCGCCGGCCGCATCGGTGTAAACTCTCCGGAGGCCAGCCGCTTCGAGGGCGATCAATTCGAACGGGATGCCAGTGGCCAGCCGGTTCGTTTCAAGCCCTATAAGGTGAGCAGCGGCGTGGCGATCATCTCGATCGTTGGCTCCTTGGTGAACCGTGGGGCATGGGTCGGTGCTTCATCGGGGCTCGTCTCTTACGAAGGTATCCAGCACCAATTGCGGAGCGCTGCTCGCGACGAAACGGTTCGTGCAGTGATCCTTGATCTGTCGACGCCTGGCGGAGAGGCCATCGGAGCATTTGAGACTGCGGCGGCGGTGCGCTCTCTCGCAGCGGTGAAGCCGGTTACTGCCATCGTCAACGGCATGGCCGCCAGCGCCGGCTATGCGATCGCTTCTGGCGCATCCGAGATCGTCACCACGGAAACCGGCGTTTCCGGCTCGATCGGCGTCGTGCTGCTTCACGCCGACTTCTCGCGCTATCTCGCGAACGAGGGCATCCAGCCGACCTTCATCTTCGCCGGTGCCCACAAGGTCGACGGCAATCCGTTCGAGCCGCTCGGTGCGGCGGTCCGTGAAGATCTGCAGAGCGAGGTCAACGCCTTCTACGAGCAGTTTCTGAAGACCGTCGCCACCGGTCGCGGTGCGCGCCTGTCGATCGACGCCGCCCGCGCAACCGAAGCGCGGACGATGATCGGCGAGGCGGCCGTCGCGATCGGTCTTGCCGACCGCGTCGGCACCTTCGAATCGGCGCTGGCCGATCTCCAGCAAGTCGCAAACCGCGCACCCGCATCGGGGCGCACAACCTCCATGAAAGGCAAAACCATGGACACGACCACGGGCGCGCCCGCCGCCGATGCGGGCATTTCCCAGGCTGACCATCAGTCCGCCGTGGCGGCGGCCGAACAGAAGGGCGCCTTGACCGAGCGGACCCGTCTCGCAGCCATCCTCGGCGGCGAAGGCATTCGGGGCGATGCGGGCCGCATGGCAGCGGCCATCGATCTCGCAGTGAAGGCACCGACGATGTCTGCTGCCGACGTGACCGCCTTCGTGTCGGCCAACGTGGCGGCGGCCCCAGCGGCGGGCGCCGCCACCGTCTCGGCGCTGCTGTCCAAGCTCGACAAGGCGGCCGAAGGCGTGCAGTCGCGGCCTTCGACCGATGGCACGGCCGGCGCCGCCGACGCGCCGAAGGCGACCACGCCCGAGGGCTGGAAGGCGGAATACGCGGCAAGCGCCACGATCCAGGCCGAGTTCCCGACCGCCGAGGCATACGTCGCCTACCAGAAGCGGCAGGCCGTCAAGGCCGCCTGACCTGGCCGCCCGCGGCAAGCCGCGGGTTTCCATCCGGCGGCGGCGCACGGATCTTCGGGCCGCATCTTCCTCAACCTCCAAGGAATAAACCGATGAAAACAAACCTGCTTTTCGCGGGCGCGCTCGCGTTCGCGCTTGTCGCCGTCGCGGTTCACACGATCTCGCCGGGCGCCGATATCTTCTCGCTGATGCCGGACGCCGGCTTCGCCACCGCGATGGCGACGCTCGCCGTCAACAAGCAGCGCGACTACCAGATGGGCGACAAGGAAGAGTATCCCGTCATCGCCGCCGACATCATCTACCAGGGCGCTGCCGTCGGCGAGAATGCGTCCGGCTATGCCCGGCCGCTCGTCGCCGCCGACCCGTTCCTCGGCTTCGCCGAGGCCATTGCCGACAATTCGGCTGGAGCGGCCGGCGCGATCAATATCAACGTGAAGAAGCGCGGTAACATCGTGCTGCCGATTTCCGGCCTCGCCATCACGGCGAATGACCGGCCGGCGGTCTATGCCTCCGACGACGACACGTTCACGCTGACCTCGGCCGGCAATTCACTGATCGGCTACGTGTCCCGCTGGGTGTCGACGGGCGTGGCCGTCGTGGAGTTCGACGCCGCTCTCGTCAAGGCCGCGTTGCAGGCCTGATCCGCCTCTCGCCTGATCGTCCCGGGCCGGCTTCGGCCCGGCTTCCCGTCCTGCCGGCTCGCCCGGAATCCCCAACACTGCAACAGAAGGAGTGAAGCGCCATGCTTCCGCAGCAGTTCCAGAAAATCACGACCAAGGGCGTGGTCGGCATGATCCTCGCCCGCCTCGAAACCGGCTCGGCCGCATGGGTATCGCTGCTCGCGATGCGCATGACCTCCACGCAGGCGATCGAGGAATACGCCTGGCTCGGCAACGCGCCGGCGCTGCGCGAGTTCATCGGTGGCCGGACGCCGGCCGAATTGTCCGAGAATTCGTTCAAGGTCTCGAACAAGGATTACGAAGGCTCGATCCTGATCAAGTCGAAGGACATGCGCCGCGACAAGACGGGGCAGATCCAGATCCGGGTGAACCAGCTCGCCGACCGCGCGAACGACCATCCCGCCAAGTTGATGTCGAACCTGATCATCGCCGGCGAGTCGACGGTCTGTTACGACGGGCAGTATTTCTTCGATACCGACCATGAAGAGGGCAAGAGCGGTTCGCAGTCGAACGACATCGTGTTCGACATCTCGGATGCGAATACCGGCGGCACGCCGACTGCCCCGACCGCAGCGACCATTGCGGCGGCAATCCTGCGGGCGATCCAGCAGATCTACACCTTCATGGACGATCGCGGCGAGCCGATGAACCAGGGCGCGGCGAGCTTCGTCGTCATGGTCCCGATCAGCTTCATGGCTGTCGGTCTGGAGGCGATCTATGCGCAGCTCACCGGCGGCGGCAACACCAACGTTCTGAAGGCGCTGGAAGGCCGCTTCTCGATCGAGCTGGTGCCGAACCCCCGGCTCACCTGGACAGACAAGATGGCCGTGTTCCGCGTCGACGACGCCGCGAAACCCTTCATCCTGCAGGAGGAGGACATTCCGGATGTCATCGCGCTCGGCGAGGGCTCGGAATACGAGCAACTGAACAAGGAACAGCTGTTCGGCATCGATTGGACCGGCAACGTCGCCTACGGCTACTGGCAGCATGCCTGCCTGGTCACGCTCCAGGCCTGATCCCCGCCCTCCTCGACGCGATCTCCCGGCCGCCTGGCGCGGCCGGGAGGTGCCCTTTCCCGACGCGCTTTCGCGTCCGGCAAGTGCACCGCAACGCAAAAGGAATCCCGACATGAAATTCATGGTTACCGGCGGCACCGCCGAGATCGGCACCGACATGGCGCTGAAGCTGACGCCCGAACAGAGCGCCGCGCGCGCCTTCGCGATCGAGGAGATTGACAAGGGTCTTTTCCGGCCGAAGCAGGTCGTCCAGTTCAAGGCGGGCGAGACCGTGGAGATCGTCGACACGGACCTTGACGACATGCCGCGCACGCTTGCCTCGCTGCTGCAGCCGATCGAGATCAAGGGCAAGGGTAAGGGCAAGGGTAAGAAAGACGAAACGCCGCTGAAGACCGACGGGCCGACGGTCGAAGAATACGTGGCGGCCGGCTATTCGGCGAAGAGCTACCCGCCCAAAGGCTATGCTTCTCGCAGCAGCGACGAAGACATCGCAGCCGCGATCAAAGCCGAAGCCGGCGCCTGATCCATGCCCGTCGAGACCGCCGCGGACCGCGCACTGTTCGTGGATCCGGATGAGTTCGGGTCCGTCGCATCCTGGGTCGTCGGATCCAATACGCCGGTCGTGGTCGCGGGCATCTTCGATGCGGCATCGCTCAACCTGGCGATCGGCGACGGGCTCGATCTGTCAGATGTCGGCCCGCAGTTCCTGATGCGGGCGACGGACGTGCCTGCCGGTGGCCGTGATGGCGACGTTCTGACGATCACGATCGACGGCGTGGCGACCGCCTATACCGTCCGGACACGCGAGCCCGACGGCACCGGGATGGTGCTGCTGCGGCTGGAAAAGAACTGATCGGCGGGATCTGCGATGGCGGACCATATCTGGCTGCAGATCCGCGACGGCTTTGCCGACGTGCTGGACGGCGTCGAAGTGGCGGCGGGCGTTGTGCCTGCCGTTGAAACCGACATGACGCATCGGCCCAACACCGACCGCCTGCCACTGTGGCGGATCAAGTGGGGTGACGAGAGAGTCATCGAGCGGACGCGCGAGGACATCACCCGCGAGGTGCAGTTCCTGGTCGAGGGCTGGTGGACCGGCAAGCCGCTGGAAGCGCTGCTTGCATCGATGGCATTGGCTGCCGAGACCGCGATCGAGGCCGACCCGACGCTCGGCGGTCTCGTCGCCCGAGCGTTTTATGCCGGATCCTCGCTGCAGGTCGACGGCGAAGGCGAGAAGCGCGCCGGGGTGGTTACGTTGCAGTATCGCGTCGTCGTGGTGACGAGCCGCACGGATCCGACACAGCGGGCGTAGCGCCGCGCTGCCGGAACGACTGAACATTTCAAACATCGTGAAAGGATGAGGCGATGACTGTTTATGCGGGCAATGATGGCGTCGTGAAGGTGGGATCGAATGCCCTGACGAAGGTGCTTTCGTTCGAACTGAACGAGGAGGAAAGCACGTCCGACCGGACCGACGGCATGGGCGAGGAGTGGGAGGATTCGATCGGGATCAAGAAGCGCTGGGCCGGTTCGCTCGAATGCCGGCGCAACGATGCCGACGCCAACGGACCGGTGACCTGGGATGTCGGCGACGTGCTGGCGCTGAAGCTCTATCCTGATGGTGACGGCGTCGGACGGCAGGAACTGGCGGGTTCGGCCCGGGTGACGTCGATCGGCAACCCGGTCGACATGGAATCGACCAACCGCATCTCGGTCGAGTTTACCGGCCAGGGCGCGCTGACCAAGACGACGGTGTCGGCATGAGCACCCTGCACGCCAAGGGTGCGCTGCACGCCAAGATCAAGGCGCAGGGCGCCTCCGTCACCTGGCGCACGGTCGGGATTCCCGAGTGGGGCGACGAGGTCAAGGAGGGCGGCAAATCCGTCATCAAGCCGCTCGTGGTCAAGGTGAAGACGCTGAACCTCGACGAGTATGCGACCTGGACCAAAGTGCTGCAGGAAGATGGGACGACGACCGAGCGGATCCAGCTTATTCAGCAGCGCACCTATGATGAGACCGGAAGCACGCTGTTGTTTCCGCCCGACGACCTCGATGCGTTCTCTTTGCTGCGCAATGATGCCGACCCGATCATCATCTCGCGGCTGATCCTGGCGATCACCCGCTACTCGGATCGGGCGACCGCCACAAAAAACTGACCGCCGGGTCGGTCCGCTGGAAGTTCATCCTGGCGGAGCGGCTCGGCAAGACCGTCGGCGAAATCGAAGCGACGATGAGCGTGGATGAGTTCGTCCACTGGCAGGTCTTCCTGTCTGAAAAGACACCCCGCAAGCCGAAGAGGAAGACATGATTCCCGATCTCATGTTCGACCTGCTGGCGCGCGACCTGACCAAACCGGCGTTCAAGTCGGTCGAGGACAGCGCCGCGCGGACCGACAGCCGCGTCAAGCAGATCGGCTCGTCGATTGCCGGGCTCGGCGCGCGCGTCGGGCGGGGGCTGTCGGGCATCGCGGCCGGGCTGACCGGACTCGGTGCCGGCGCGGCGGCGATGGACTGGCTGAATGCGTGGGCAGATGCCGACAAGGCGATGGCCTCGGTCGATCAGGCGGTCACGTCGACCGGCGGGGCGGCGGGTCTCACTTCGGCGGCGCTGGGCGAGATGGCGGCCAAGCTGCAGGGCCTGTCCGTCTATGACGACGACGATATCCTCGGCAACGTCACTGCGCCGTTGCTGACCTTCACCAAGGTTGCGGGGGAAGAGTTCGGGCGCGCGCAAGGGCTGATCCTCGACATGGCGAGCCTGCTCGGCACCGACCTGCAGTCGGCGGCGATGCAGGTCGGCAAGGCGCTCAACGAGCCGGTCAAGGGGATCGCATCGCTGTCGAAGGCCGGCATTCAGTTCACGGCCGACCAGAAGGAGATGATCAAGGCGATGGTCGAGGCCGGCAACGTCGCCGGCGCGCAGAACATCATTCTCGACGAACTCGCGACCCAGTTCGGCGGGCAGGCGGAACGCATGGCCGCCTCCGGCCTTGGCCCTCTCGAGCAGATGAAGAATGCGTGGGGCGACTTCAAGGAAGAGATGGGGGCCGGCGTGGCACTCCTGCTGCCACCCGTGACTCAGTTCCTGAAGGCGGTGGTCGGCGGTTTTCAGGCGCTGCCGG contains:
- a CDS encoding S49 family peptidase; this encodes MSNTLFHIADRVLNRPLLITPDKAQIILEVVAGRIGVNSPEASRFEGDQFERDASGQPVRFKPYKVSSGVAIISIVGSLVNRGAWVGASSGLVSYEGIQHQLRSAARDETVRAVILDLSTPGGEAIGAFETAAAVRSLAAVKPVTAIVNGMAASAGYAIASGASEIVTTETGVSGSIGVVLLHADFSRYLANEGIQPTFIFAGAHKVDGNPFEPLGAAVREDLQSEVNAFYEQFLKTVATGRGARLSIDAARATEARTMIGEAAVAIGLADRVGTFESALADLQQVANRAPASGRTTSMKGKTMDTTTGAPAADAGISQADHQSAVAAAEQKGALTERTRLAAILGGEGIRGDAGRMAAAIDLAVKAPTMSAADVTAFVSANVAAAPAAGAATVSALLSKLDKAAEGVQSRPSTDGTAGAADAPKATTPEGWKAEYAASATIQAEFPTAEAYVAYQKRQAVKAA
- a CDS encoding Mu-like prophage major head subunit gpT family protein, with amino-acid sequence MLPQQFQKITTKGVVGMILARLETGSAAWVSLLAMRMTSTQAIEEYAWLGNAPALREFIGGRTPAELSENSFKVSNKDYEGSILIKSKDMRRDKTGQIQIRVNQLADRANDHPAKLMSNLIIAGESTVCYDGQYFFDTDHEEGKSGSQSNDIVFDISDANTGGTPTAPTAATIAAAILRAIQQIYTFMDDRGEPMNQGAASFVVMVPISFMAVGLEAIYAQLTGGGNTNVLKALEGRFSIELVPNPRLTWTDKMAVFRVDDAAKPFILQEEDIPDVIALGEGSEYEQLNKEQLFGIDWTGNVAYGYWQHACLVTLQA